A part of Paraliobacillus zengyii genomic DNA contains:
- the kduD gene encoding 2-dehydro-3-deoxy-D-gluconate 5-dehydrogenase KduD, protein MTLENFSLDFFSLAGKVAIVTGGNTGLGQGYAVALAKAGADLFVVTYGTDWDETKELIEETGQKVTFYQADLSNRDSIKQVVDTCVNTFGKVDILVNNAGTIRRSPLLEYKSEDWDAVMEINLNSVYFLSQEVAKVMAKQGNGKIINIASMLSFQGGKFVPSYTASKHAVAGITKAFANELGEKNIQINAIAPGYVATNNTAPIRADEKRNAEILARIPAGRWAQPADLMGVVVFLASQASDYMNGHILAIDGGWLAR, encoded by the coding sequence ATGACTTTAGAAAATTTTTCATTAGATTTTTTTTCATTAGCAGGTAAAGTTGCGATTGTTACAGGAGGAAATACAGGACTAGGGCAAGGTTATGCAGTTGCTCTTGCTAAGGCAGGCGCAGATTTATTTGTGGTAACATATGGTACTGATTGGGATGAAACGAAAGAGCTTATTGAAGAAACTGGACAAAAGGTTACTTTTTATCAAGCAGACCTTTCAAACAGAGATAGTATTAAACAAGTTGTCGATACATGTGTAAATACCTTTGGTAAGGTTGATATTTTAGTCAATAATGCAGGAACAATTCGTCGTTCTCCATTACTCGAATATAAGTCTGAAGATTGGGATGCCGTGATGGAAATTAATTTGAATTCCGTTTATTTCTTAAGCCAAGAGGTAGCAAAGGTAATGGCGAAGCAGGGTAATGGTAAAATTATAAATATAGCTTCTATGCTTTCCTTTCAAGGTGGTAAATTTGTTCCATCATATACAGCAAGTAAGCATGCAGTAGCAGGTATTACAAAGGCATTTGCAAATGAGTTGGGTGAAAAAAATATTCAAATAAACGCAATAGCGCCTGGATACGTAGCGACTAATAATACAGCTCCTATTCGAGCAGATGAAAAACGCAACGCAGAAATTCTAGCGCGTATCCCAGCAGGACGTTGGGCTCAACCAGCTGATTTAATGGGTGTTGTTGTATTCTTGGCTAGTCAGGCTTCTGATTACATGAATGGGCATATCCTTGCTATTGACGGTGGATGGTTAGCTCGTTAA
- a CDS encoding sugar kinase → MSKRIVTIGEAMGLFVAGEVGRLEDVKTFTRSIAGAELNVSVGLARLNHEVYYTTKVGNDPLGESIINFIKKERIHNDFVYQSKKDLTGLQLKEKSIEGDPNVASFRKNSAASKVSLATIQEVDFSIFDFVHLSGIFLALSSETKAVSHYFAEEGRRNGACITFDPNLRPNLWSSKKDMIININELAAKCDIVLPGISEGEILTGYKEPEDIANFYLERNAKYVVIKLGEEGAYVKGHDREGKYIEGFKVDKIVDTVGAGDGFAVGVVSGLAEGLSIEESVIRGNAIGAIQLLSSSDNEGLPTRVMLEKFLNTSKHQKI, encoded by the coding sequence ATGAGTAAAAGGATAGTTACAATTGGTGAGGCTATGGGCTTATTTGTAGCTGGTGAAGTAGGACGGCTTGAAGATGTAAAGACATTCACTCGATCAATAGCAGGTGCCGAATTAAATGTTAGTGTTGGCTTAGCTAGATTGAATCACGAAGTATATTATACGACCAAAGTTGGCAATGATCCACTTGGAGAATCAATCATAAATTTTATAAAAAAGGAAAGAATCCATAATGATTTTGTCTATCAAAGTAAAAAGGATTTGACTGGATTACAATTAAAGGAAAAATCTATCGAAGGGGATCCGAATGTAGCAAGTTTTCGAAAGAATAGTGCGGCTAGTAAAGTTAGTTTAGCTACCATACAGGAAGTGGATTTTTCTATTTTTGATTTTGTTCATCTAAGTGGCATATTCTTAGCTTTGTCTTCTGAAACAAAAGCTGTTTCTCATTATTTTGCTGAGGAAGGAAGAAGAAACGGGGCATGTATAACCTTTGATCCTAATCTTCGTCCTAATTTGTGGAGTAGTAAGAAAGATATGATTATAAATATAAATGAATTGGCAGCAAAATGTGATATCGTTCTTCCAGGTATTTCTGAAGGGGAAATTCTTACTGGATATAAAGAACCAGAAGATATTGCAAACTTTTATTTAGAAAGGAATGCAAAGTATGTTGTTATCAAGCTTGGTGAAGAAGGTGCATATGTAAAAGGACATGATAGAGAAGGTAAATATATTGAAGGCTTTAAGGTTGATAAAATTGTGGATACTGTTGGGGCTGGAGATGGATTTGCAGTAGGTGTAGTCAGTGGGTTAGCTGAGGGATTATCGATTGAGGAATCTGTTATTCGCGGAAATGCAATTGGTGCTATTCAACTACTTTCATCAAGTGATAACGAAGGATTGCCAACTCGAGTTATGTTAGAAAAATTTTTAAATACATCAAAGCATCAAAAAATTTAA
- the kduI gene encoding 5-dehydro-4-deoxy-D-glucuronate isomerase — MEKRYATHPEHAKTFGTEELRQHYLIEELFVLGQTKMVYSMEDRTVIGGVTPTEEAISLETDEEIKANYFLERRELGIINVGNSGKVLIDGQEFLMDNKDCLYVGKGNKEVLFSSTVASEPAKFYLFSAPAHKEYPIQKVSFNSIDGDQLGTNESANERVLRRMIHNDGIQSCQIVMGMTQLKSGSVWNSMPTHTHDRRMEAYLYIDLDENARMVHLMGQPSNTRHLIMKNEQAVISPPWSIHCGAATSNYTFVWAMAGENKQFTDMDHVQMDKLR, encoded by the coding sequence ATGGAAAAAAGATATGCAACACATCCAGAACACGCAAAAACATTTGGTACAGAAGAATTACGTCAGCATTATTTGATTGAGGAACTATTTGTGCTTGGGCAAACTAAAATGGTCTATTCGATGGAAGATAGAACAGTTATAGGTGGTGTAACACCTACTGAGGAAGCGATCTCTTTAGAAACAGATGAGGAAATAAAGGCCAATTACTTTCTAGAGCGAAGGGAATTAGGGATTATTAATGTAGGTAATTCAGGCAAAGTTTTAATTGATGGTCAAGAATTTCTGATGGATAATAAAGACTGTTTGTATGTTGGAAAAGGAAATAAAGAAGTTTTATTCTCTAGCACTGTAGCGAGTGAACCAGCAAAGTTTTACTTGTTTTCTGCACCCGCTCATAAGGAATATCCGATTCAAAAGGTTTCTTTTAATAGTATTGACGGTGATCAATTAGGAACAAATGAGAGTGCAAATGAACGTGTTCTTCGCCGTATGATCCATAATGATGGCATACAAAGCTGCCAAATTGTTATGGGAATGACGCAATTAAAATCAGGAAGTGTATGGAACTCTATGCCAACGCACACACATGACCGCAGAATGGAAGCATACTTATACATCGATTTAGACGAAAATGCTAGAATGGTTCATTTAATGGGGCAACCGAGTAATACTAGACATCTTATAATGAAAAATGAGCAAGCGGTAATTTCACCTCCTTGGTCTATCCATTGTGGAGCTGCTACAAGTAATTATACGTTTGTATGGGCTATGGCTGGGGAGAATAAACAGTTCACTGATATGGATCATGTACAGATGGATAAATTAAGATAG